The DNA window GACTACTGCGGAAGTTGTCGGAGGGACCATGCGTCTGCGATGCAGGCGAGAAGGCTGACCAACCTGTAGCGGCCATACTCTGTAAGGGACGCTGATGGATATTATTTCTGCATGGATTGGATGTGCTTTAACAATGTTGTTTAAGAGCAAGCGAAACTGTTTTGGCTAGCTGGGCGCGTGGGTTGaattgtttgtttttgttgtaGTCGTTTTTTGTGTTGCTTATGTACTTGGTTTGTTTTACTTGGAAGAGATACCAGACATTTCATCCTTCGTTTTCGTTCTCCGTCTGACTCATTCGTTTTAACCCTGTCTTGTTTTCACTTTTGAAATTCTCTATACATGGATAGCAAGGGCATATaagcatatacatatatatatatatatacacgtATAAAACCGGTGCCTGGATCGGACTTTGAAACTCTGAATTCAATCGAATGCGAATGCGAACGAGAACGAGGCTATCAACTACCAACTCCCGCTGTAAGAAATGGAGTCCGGAGCAGCCGGTCCCTGGGAGTCGGTGGAGTCGAAAGTGCGAGCTCCGTCTTTTGCCACGGCAGAGCCACGATCACCGGCGTGATTCTAAGCCGGCTAGCCGTTGCGGATCAATTGattgctggagaagctcaactGCTGTCTATGTAACATGTGCAGATCCTGGTAGGACAGGTATATAAATCGCCAAATTTTATATAATCAGCGACTGCTGTGCCCCAATTGGCTGCCAATCAATACGTGTTGCACCGACAGCGTTTCTGCATGACTGCTCGATTACGGCATCCATTTCTACAGCAAGATCGGGCTTCTGGTACCAGGGGTGGCCCCTCGGTGACGTCAAGATTCAGCTTCCGCGGCAATAGGCGCAGCACGAACAGCGCATTTCAGTAGTATACGCCGTATAGAGAGGCACTATTGAGCTCAAAAAAAGGGCCCTGGACCTCGCTATTGCCTGCTGTAAGCTTCGTGTCGCTGGCTTTTTAGCGGACGTTCCACAGGCTTCCCTCGGCGCGATCAGGCCGGTTTGACGCCTCCCTCGGGCGACATGCCACAGCCTGCAGACGGCGCACACGAGTTCTAGTCCCTAGTGCTTGCTCTTATATTCCCTTCCCTTTTATCACGTCTTCCAACCAATCTGACCTGTATCTGCCTGTTTCTTCTGTGCTGTTAATCTAGACGAGGGCTGCAAAGACGTGATTTTGCGTGCGATTCAATTTGTTTCATACTGCTCTTTTGCTGTTTCCGCGCCCCTCCTTGCAACGAGCGAACCTCCATTCTACACCAGCCATGGTGGCCCATCACGAGCCACTGCGGGCAATGGGGCCGATCGAGTGGGACGACGTCCCCGTTGGCAACCTCAAGCCGTTCATGGACGAGGTCTTCATCGATGCCCAGACCGTCGCCGAGTCCGTCCCGTCGCCAACGACGGCCACGGCAATCggagcggcggcgacggcaacGGGCGCCGTGTTCGAACAGGCCGAGAAGGCGTATTCGCAGCGGGAGGCGGGATCCTCGCTTGCCATGGCCCAGAAGCTGCGCAAGGAATGGAAGGAAATCAAGATGACCCAGAACAACCCGTTGAATATCAGCGTCTACAAGCTTGGGGCCAAAGACGGCAGGGGAGCGTGGTTTGCGCGGAGGAGCGTCCACCATGGCTTGACGTTTgaggagtggaagaagggcatggagatggagtttCCCGAGACGCTCAAAGTACAGGGCTCGCCGGGCAGTGGTAATATTCGAGGCGTCGGCGCGGATAGGCAAGTCGAGAGCCAAGAGGTCGAGAACTCGGGACACATGAGTGGTAATTATCATCCGAGATGCCTTGTATAAGTGAGCTTGACCGATGCTAACTCATCTGTCTCCATAGTTTTCCAGCTCTCGGCTCAATTCCCAGGACCCACGGCCCCGAGAGACTTCATCACGCTACTACTTACGACCGACTTTGAATACAAGCCGGCGGACCAGGAGAAACCTTTACGGCAACATGTCATTGTATCGAAACCATGCAACCATGCAGAGTGCCCTCCACGAACGGGAATAATCCGCGGCTCCTACGAATCCGTCGAAATCGTCAGGGAGGTGCTTGTTGAGAACGGCCTTGCATCAAAGATATCATTATTGTCATCAGACCCAGGCTCTGAGGAGGTTCGAAGCTCTAGCTCGGACTCACGGGAGCATCAGTCCGTGGCTATTGAATGGCTCATGGTCACGCGAAGCGACCCTGGCGGCAGTGTGCCGCGCTTCATGGTGGAAAAGGGCACTCCGCCCGGAATTGTTGGAGATGCCGGGAAGTTTGTCAAATGGATAACAGCAATATCACTGCTTAGCTCCAAAAGTGGCGAAAGCCTCCCCGAAGCAGTGAGCCCGACAAAGCGAGGCGAGGAAGATGCAACGCTTCTTGAAAATGGGAGCCCCCAATTACCACCCAGGCATAAACCGAAACCCAGTGTCGATTCCAAGAAACgagaagaaatagaagcTGCGAGAAGAGAATCGGTGCAAAGCATTCCTAGTAGCAATGGCATCTACGGCATCATAAGCGGAGTGTTTGAAGCCGCATCATCCGTCGTCGCCAGTGGACTGCGAGGTACGCTAGGAAGTCCGGCCGAGAGCAATACTAGCCTTGACGACCTGGAATccagagctgcagaagagcaCGAAACGGATGCCGATGTGACAGATCTGAGCGAGACGTCTTCCATCAGAACATTTAGATCAGCTCTCGAAAGAAGCATGACTGAAGAAAATCGATCCAAGAGCGTGGCAGGCAGCCACAATTCCGATGAGTCCAAAACCCAAGGGAAACAGTTACTAGAAAAAGAACTGAGGAAGCTCCAGGAGAAGCGGCGAAAGCTAGATGAAAAAGCCGCCCACATGCAACAGCgcttggaaaagaaacaccGCGGcggcaaggaaaaggacgaaACGGCAATCGCCAAGATGCGCGAGAAGCACGAAAAGGAGATTGCCAAGCAGGAAGCCAAATACAGGCGGGAGCTGCAAAAACTAGAAGACAAGCGTGTGCACGAGGAGCGCAAGGCAGAAGCCCGCAGGCGCAAGGCGATTGAGcgggaggagaagatgaacctgacgatggagctggagaagacTAGAGCGGAGAGAGACGTTGCGCTGAAGGAGGTTGAGATTCTCCAGTCGCAGGTCGGGCAGCTTCAGGCGCAGAACACCATGTTGACGGCCAAGATGGGACGGTTGAGTGGGCTTGAAGGGGCTactgcttcgtcttccaggGGTTCGGGGATAGAGAGCATCAAGGGGTGATGGCTGTCAAACAAGAGAGGCATAAAACGCTTTAAAGGGGGTGTCATGttatcttttcttttcttttctttttccaagaTTCacatgtcttttttttttaaaagtcAGAAATAGGGGAACATGGAGCATTCGGGCGCATGCATCAATAGCGAGTTTTGATCAGCATTGAcaattttccttttcttcttctttattaCTGTCACAGATAAAGGGGTTTATCTACCTAGGTTATGGGAATAGTatatgtctttttttccttccgtcgtatttcttttatactaTTCATTCAtgattttttcttataattctATTCTATTCTATATTCTTCAATAGCTCGCCCAGCGGTTCCATGAGTAATTTCGAAACGTGATGATGATTCGGCGACTTCAGTAACTCTTTGAATTGTGCCACGGTTTGGCGTAATTTCGGGCTTCCGTGCATTTCGCTCAATACCACAGAACCACGGACAATGGATGTACAGATAGCAAAGACAGATGGGTTTGAAGCCCAGCCCAAAGGACCGTCTTCCTGCTCTAGGAGTTGCTGCATTTGT is part of the Trichoderma atroviride chromosome 1, complete sequence genome and encodes:
- a CDS encoding uncharacterized protein (EggNog:ENOG41), which codes for MVAHHEPLRAMGPIEWDDVPVGNLKPFMDEVFIDAQTVAESVPSPTTATAIGAAATATGAVFEQAEKAYSQREAGSSLAMAQKLRKEWKEIKMTQNNPLNISVYKLGAKDGRGAWFARRSVHHGLTFEEWKKGMEMEFPETLKVQGSPGSGNIRGVGADRQVESQEVENSGHMSVFQLSAQFPGPTAPRDFITLLLTTDFEYKPADQEKPLRQHVIVSKPCNHAECPPRTGIIRGSYESVEIVREVLVENGLASKISLLSSDPGSEEVRSSSSDSREHQSVAIEWLMVTRSDPGGSVPRFMVEKGTPPGIVGDAGKFVKWITAISLLSSKSGESLPEAVSPTKRGEEDATLLENGSPQLPPRHKPKPSVDSKKREEIEAARRESVQSIPSSNGIYGIISGVFEAASSVVASGLRGTLGSPAESNTSLDDLESRAAEEHETDADVTDLSETSSIRTFRSALERSMTEENRSKSVAGSHNSDESKTQGKQLLEKELRKLQEKRRKLDEKAAHMQQRLEKKHRGGKEKDETAIAKMREKHEKEIAKQEAKYRRELQKLEDKRVHEERKAEARRRKAIEREEKMNLTMELEKTRAERDVALKEVEILQSQVGQLQAQNTMLTAKMGRLSGLEGATASSSRGSGIESIKG